In Rubrivirga marina, the following are encoded in one genomic region:
- a CDS encoding PQQ-dependent sugar dehydrogenase → MRLLLLSVLLAACSSSGPSVPSAPPAASGTAAADTTLPGAVRTAPLTPTPIEIEAGDLPEPYATESVRNGADVIDVPDDAVLNVPAGFAVQVWAEDLDSPRWLALDPENNVLLVESRENRIKRLRDADGDGVAESVETIATDANGLDLPMGLAFVDGDLYVGNTSDVRRYAYSSGGRVEGEGAVVTDLPGRGYNQHWTRNVVASPDGDSLYVTVGSESNVDVEELPRASVFRMAPDGSGRETVSFGLRNPVGLDFHPMTGVPYTTVNERDGLGDDLVPDYLTAIGSDASGEPRFYGWPYTYFEPDNLDPRRMEGDRSEAPDLAARTAMPDVLFQAHSAALGLQFYDGQTFPQRYRGGAFVAMRGSWNRDPGTGYKVVFVPFEDGRPVGHYEDFLTGFLIDPSGPTTFGRPVGLLVLPDGSLLVTEEINGRIYRVSYTG, encoded by the coding sequence ATGCGACTCCTCCTGCTCTCTGTCCTCCTCGCGGCGTGCTCTTCGTCTGGCCCATCGGTGCCGTCTGCGCCTCCGGCCGCCTCGGGCACCGCCGCGGCCGACACGACGCTGCCCGGCGCCGTCCGCACGGCGCCCCTCACCCCGACGCCCATCGAGATCGAGGCCGGCGACCTTCCCGAGCCGTACGCGACCGAGTCGGTACGCAACGGGGCCGACGTGATCGACGTGCCGGACGACGCGGTCCTGAACGTGCCAGCTGGCTTCGCCGTCCAGGTCTGGGCGGAGGATCTCGACAGCCCGCGCTGGCTCGCGCTCGACCCAGAAAACAACGTGCTCCTCGTCGAGAGCCGCGAGAACCGGATCAAGCGCCTCCGCGACGCGGACGGCGACGGGGTCGCTGAGTCGGTCGAGACGATCGCCACCGACGCCAACGGCCTCGACCTCCCGATGGGTCTCGCGTTCGTCGACGGCGATCTCTACGTCGGCAACACGTCGGACGTGCGGCGCTACGCCTATTCGAGTGGGGGGAGGGTCGAGGGCGAGGGGGCCGTCGTCACGGACCTGCCCGGCCGTGGGTACAACCAGCACTGGACGCGGAACGTCGTCGCCAGCCCGGACGGCGACAGCCTCTACGTGACGGTCGGCTCCGAGTCGAACGTGGACGTCGAGGAGCTGCCGCGCGCGTCGGTGTTCCGGATGGCGCCCGACGGCTCAGGCCGAGAGACGGTCTCGTTCGGCCTCCGCAACCCCGTCGGCCTCGACTTCCACCCCATGACGGGCGTCCCGTACACGACCGTCAACGAGCGCGACGGGCTGGGCGACGACCTCGTCCCGGACTACCTCACGGCCATCGGCTCCGATGCCTCGGGCGAGCCGCGCTTCTACGGCTGGCCCTACACGTACTTCGAGCCGGACAACCTCGACCCGCGGCGAATGGAGGGCGACCGGAGCGAGGCGCCCGACCTCGCGGCGCGGACCGCGATGCCGGACGTCCTGTTCCAGGCCCACTCGGCCGCGCTCGGCCTCCAGTTCTACGACGGCCAGACCTTCCCCCAGCGCTACCGGGGTGGGGCGTTCGTCGCCATGCGCGGCTCGTGGAATCGGGACCCGGGGACCGGCTACAAGGTCGTCTTCGTGCCGTTCGAGGACGGTCGGCCCGTCGGCCACTACGAGGACTTCCTGACCGGCTTCCTCATCGATCCCTCGGGCCCGACCACGTTCGGGCGCCCCGTAGGCCTGCTGGTGCTCCCCGACGGGTCGCTCCTCGTGACGGAGGAGATCAACGGGCGGATCTACCGCGTGAGCTACACCGGGTAG